In the genome of Pseudanabaena mucicola str. Chao 1806, the window GCAAAATGTTATCGATTAATCGTGTGTTTCCAATTCGAGCAGCGATCGCCAGCATTAACTCTGCTTTAGGCGAAATTTGGCTGCATAGTTGCAAGGTCTTTGCATCAACTAATTCAATATACTCTAGGTTGATCTCAGGTAGCTTGGCTAAATAATTTTGAGCAACTTCGATGATCTGAGAGGGTGAGCAAAGTCCATGACGAGAGAAAAACTGCTGCTTAGCTTGTTGCAAACTTTGATAAATATGCGCTGCCAAAATGTGATCTCTTGTTGATAAATATTGGTTTCGGGAACTGTAAGCTAATCCACTAGGTTCACGTAATGTTGGACAACCAATAATTTCTACAGGGATATTTAAATCATTTACCAACTGCCGAATTATTGCTAACTGCTGACCATCTTTATTACCAAAGTAAGCTCGGTCAGGTTGAACAATGTTTAATAGCTTGGTGACGATAGTAGCTACACCTTGAAAATGTCCAACCCGCGATCGCCCACAGAGAAAATCCGTCATCTCTGTGGGTGGAATTACTTGGGTAACTTTTGCGGCGGTTACTCCCATCTCCTCAACACTTGGGGCAAAAATGGCATCAACGCCTGCGGTTTCACAAGTATGAAGATCCGTTTCGAGATTGCGTGGATATTGCTCAAAATCTTCCCCTGCTCCAAATTGTAAAGGATTGACAAAAATGCTAACCACTACACAAACATTTTCTTTACGGGCACGATCAATCAAGCTTAAGTGACCAGTATGTAAAGCCCCCATTGTTGGTATAAGCCCGACTGAAACATTGGCAAGGGGTTGCCCAATGTTTTTTTTTGATTTTTGGTTATTTAAATAATGACGCAGAGAAGCGATCGTGGTAAATAACTGTGTCAAGTAATCACCTCAACGAACTCATTATAAAAAGCATAGCTGCCTCTTGTAAGAAGTAG includes:
- a CDS encoding bifunctional pantoate--beta-alanine ligase/(d)CMP kinase codes for the protein MTQLFTTIASLRHYLNNQKSKKNIGQPLANVSVGLIPTMGALHTGHLSLIDRARKENVCVVVSIFVNPLQFGAGEDFEQYPRNLETDLHTCETAGVDAIFAPSVEEMGVTAAKVTQVIPPTEMTDFLCGRSRVGHFQGVATIVTKLLNIVQPDRAYFGNKDGQQLAIIRQLVNDLNIPVEIIGCPTLREPSGLAYSSRNQYLSTRDHILAAHIYQSLQQAKQQFFSRHGLCSPSQIIEVAQNYLAKLPEINLEYIELVDAKTLQLCSQISPKAELMLAIAARIGNTRLIDNILLSYTITHRKPIIAIDGPAGAGKSTVTKQVANKLGLLFLDTGAMYRSVTLAVLREGIDLRDQEKVQAIAANSKIQLFANPILGKPMQVLLNGEDVTTEIRTPEITDHVSIIAAQPSVREILVKQQQLIGQSGGVVMEGRDIGTHVFPDAEVKIFLTASAKERAKRRYADLIAQGQSAPDLSTLEQEITERDRKDSTREFSPLVQAEDATLVDTDGLSIEEVVIAIVNLYEAKVQNL